The DNA region ttatttgataatttcatacatttgTATATTATATCTTGATTAGACTATCCTcaactcctctgtctcacacCACCAAATCCTCCCTGACATGACTCCCACATACATGCAAGTTTCTATAAAAATAACTCATTGACTTCACATAGTTTTACATACATGCCCATGTGTATGGGGCCACCTAGGCATAGGCAAAATTCTAATGCCCAAACCATCAAAGAAAGATGAAAACTCCCCTGACCTGCCAATGTCTCTTCAGTTTGGGATAGAGACTCAAAAATCCCTCCTCATCCAATGCTGGAATGTTAACTGCCTTGACCTTATGTAACTAATCAAAGCTCTTGTAAGTTAATAAATGCAAGGCAACTTCTATTTCATGTTTGTGAAAAGGAACTGAATGTGAAGATTTGAGAAAGTgtagcaaaacaaagaatatattaagcaaattattttgtatgttttataTACTGCTGTGAAGTTTAGGCTGACTTTGATAACTGATTTTTCTGCCTCTACCTACTGACTGGCAATcactttgtgtttttgtttcatatttatgaGAACGTGCTGATATAtatgttattatattttatatatggtggtggggagagaaagagagagagagagagagagagagagagagagagagagagagagagagactgacttgtACTGGCTTTAGCCCcagaattttatcttttttttcaagcaaaaatatttttattttaaaaacaatcaaCAAAGGTGGACAATGCAAATGTTATCTCAGGACATTTCCCCTTAGTTCATGAATTTACAAATTTCCACCAGCATTTCTCTGATTTTTACGGTCCTTTCAAACATGCTTACTGACTAGATGTATGTGTTGCCCTGAAAGAAAAATCCGTCTGATAATAAAACCAACCAAGACAATAAACAGGAACAAAGTCCCCAGGCCATGCTCTACTGTGCTTTACTCACATTTCCTGCAGGGAGACAGACCTATATAGTCCATAGACTTTCAGAACTGACTGAACAGAAATGTAATATTAGTACTGTAACCACACAGTAAACTAAAAATGACTCTTCCATTCACACTTTACTGAAACAAACTCCAGGACATCTGCAGAATTATGCaggttttaaaatttgaaaaggaGGGTGTGACTtgaaaagaactctgaaaaaaaaaaaaaactttcagccTACTGGTTTCCCACATTTAAAAACCTAGTTACTGCAGCATGCCAATGGCCAGAATTTGCACAGCACAGCCAGTACTGTGCAGTGAGTGGGCCTACAGCCTAATGGCTGTCTCCAAACATAAAGAGAGCAACTACCAGTTCTCAAACAACCTGGGCCGATGTAACAATCTAGAAATATCAACTACTACTCTATCTCCATATACTGTGAAATGACTTCAGAAACAGATTAAACATACCATtgttttacaaaaaataaaaatcggGACTTCATAAGCTCTACAAAATACACCACCTGTAAATCAAGAAAAtttcacacacaccaaaaaaattgatgatgcttgcagacaggaaatCTAGTCAAACTCTGATCTCTTCTGGATCTGTAAGACTCCATGTTCTACTGTGAGAATTTTCTCAAAACTTTTCATTTTTGCCAGGTGTTAGAAGTGCCTGGGGCAGcataggcagatggatttctgagaattcaaggccaggctggtcaacaaattgagttccaggacaagcaaagctacacagataaaccctgtgTGGAAAAAAATAAGGGTTTCCTCAGATTTTTCCTTTAGGAAGTACTGTAAAGCAAATACAGTTATATGTAAAAGTATCTTAGGAAAGTAGAAGCCAGTGGAATATACCACTTCTATACTAGTGACAAATTTCAAATCAAATTCCAAAGAATGGCAACTGGCTAATTTTAAGCATACATGTAACTATTATCATTTGGTGCCTAAAAGAtgtaaaaatataatcacaactattttatgaaaaatatgttttcatatAGGGAGATACCTCTAAATTTAGTTCCTGGTGGCTGTCAAATATTCTCACCAACATTGATCAAACATTCATTTTCCACCTGTAAGAGCACCACTATGTTTAAATCAATCAAAGAAGTAAGAACGTAGGCCTTGTGTTGATTTCAGTGACAGTGCTGCCACAGTAAGACACCATTTGGGATTGAGAAAAGAGAAGTAATAAAGAATTTCCAAACCATGTTCCTTTACTTGTGTCTTAACCATTACATAGAATGCTAGGGGGAAGCCATGGATGTCGAGGTTCCCACCATTCTGTGCTTTTAGTTTTTCCATATCACTGGGAAAAATGTAATGCAAGATCTGTTAAATAAACATCTTGTCCAACTTACAAGAAAATAATCTAGAAATAAGCAGAGTAGAAAGCCAAGACCTTATCGGATGCATTTTCAACAGTTTGTCCCTGTGAGgccagagaggaggagaaagcacaAGGCTGCTTTctacaggaaactgaggcacagagaataAGACCTTCTCAGGCAGTCATGACCAGAGCAAAACTGAAAGAGCCATGAATTTTATGCTTCCCTCAAAGCTGATTCTCAGACAATTATTTCACAGCATGTCCTTAGTCACTGCTGTCattgtcatcattgtcatcatttaATGGAGACTTCAATGACTGACTGTAAGTCTGATCTAGTTGGCTGACATGCAGCCATGTCCCCCGTGGAAAGCAGCTCATAGCAGAAGTCACAAATCCACATAGGCTTAGAAGGCAGGCTGGGAAGAAGAAATCTCTTTTCAGAACAGGGACCACAAACAACAAAGTCACATTTGCAGCAATGATGCCGCTGATTCAGGTGTGAATTTTGCTTTCAGACAGTGCATACACACGGTGGCCTCAGAGTCAGGAACCCTATTTAGCAGCATGTTCATTGCTATGCGTCTTTCTACTTTTGTAGAATAAATCACTGACACACTTATGTATGTGGTTCATCCACTGACTTTTCTGTGACAGTGGCAGCATAAACTGCAAAGGACTTAGTCTGTGTCTTAATAAGTCATCCATTCTGTAATTCCTCTACATCTTTGATAGAATCAATGGTGACATTTTCCAAGGGAATAACATATTGTTTGTTGTATTTTTTCTTCTGGGTAACAATATTACCGTATGCAAGAATatcattaaaataagaaaaactgcCTTGCTTTATGCTTATTTCTGCACAGCTTAGTCAATACTCCTCCAATAAGCACTGGTCCAGGGATGGTCAAGGCTGACCAGTTGCCAAAACAGTTCTCCACAATACTTACGCATCTAGTATTTGCTTCACTGTTTGCCAGTCGATCCACCATCTTTTGCTAATAACCCGCCAGAGCATGGGCCACGGCGCCAAGTGTGCGACTTCTCCTCATCGCCAACTCCGGGCACGAACTTggcctgctcccccaccccaacctcgCAGGGCACGGTGGGCACAACCGCTGGCACGTGACTTCACCACCCCTCTAGTTCCAGAATTTTATCTTAAAGAAAAATTCCAATGGGATCCTCACCATAGGTCAGTAACAATCACAATCACGTTTTTATTTTGAGGTACTAGAGATCAAGTTCAAGGACTCTTGCACAGTATACAAAACCCAACTACCATCATGACTAATAATAATGATGAAAACAAGgctcaataaatatattttgtagagaaaaataaagttactttgataaatatatatttaataaatttttCGCTGACaaagaccaaaaacaaacaaaaaaagcctgcAAGCATTACTGTGGAGACAGTGACTTAAGGAGTTGAGCATAAATATATGTCATATCTCTCTTTTACTGGCTGTGTTTTCTACTTTGCCCCTGCCATGCTTGTAAGTATATATTCTTGAAATTATTTACATAAGGAATCTAGTTGCTGACTACTCATGATTCACTTTGTTTCAATTTTACCtattgtcatgaaatattttcttcttgtaCTTCATGAGTAACATTTCTTCTCTGTATCTTAAGACTATAGAAGAATGCCACTTGTGCTAAAATACTCCAATCATCAGCCCTCTAGATTCTATTATCTTAATGAAACCTGTCTCTTATGGTATGAAAAAGTCTTCTAAGAGCCTGTTTCAAGTCTTTGTTCCTTAGACTGTAGATAAAAGGATTTAGCATGGGAGTAACCACAGTATACATCACTGAGGTGATTGAACCTTCTCTGGATTTATAGGATGTTCGAGAAGTGAGGTAGACCCCAAGGCCTGTGCCATAGAACAATGAGACAACTGAAAGATGAGAACCACAAGTAGAAAAGGCTTTATATTTCCTCCTAGCAGATGAAATGCCCACTATAGAGTTGATGATTTTagaatatgagaaaagaatcccAGACAGAGGAATAATACCTAGCAAACCAGTTACACAGTAAAGCAGGACATCATTGGCATATGTGTCTGAGCAGGCAAGCTTGAGGATCTGAGCAAGTTCACAGAAGTAGTGGGGgatttctgttttcttacagaAAGACACCCTCAAAAACATTAAAGTTTGCAACAATGAATAGGCTAGACAGAATAGCCAAGACAATAGAAGTAGAGTACCACAAAAGTGAGGGCTCATGATAATCATGTAGTGCAAGGGGTGACATATGGCCACAAACCGGTCATAGGCCATTACAGTCAGTAACAAACTATCCAATCCagaaaaacacatgaaaaaataCATCTGAGTGAGGCAGCCTTCGTATGTTATGGATATATTCTGTGCCTGGATGTTCACTAACATCTTGGGAACTGTGGTGGATATGAAGCAAATGTCTGTAAAAGATAGgttagagagaaagaaatacattGGAGTGTGGAGGTGGGCATCAGAGCTAATGATCAGGATGATCAGCATATTTCCTACTATGCAGACCAGGTAAATGAACAGGAACAGTGCAAATAGAAGAGGCTGGatatcattttcttttgaaagtcCCAGAAGGATGAATTTTGAAGTAGTTGTGATGTTTTCTGGCTCCATATAATTTACAGTCTTTACCTGGAAATAAGCAAGCATAGTTACTTACAATGAATTCATCATTCATTTCAAAATCATTAGTGGAGCATTATATTTTATcccatttttatttgctttactGCCCAAGACTACTCATTCTACAACAGCTACCCACAATGCCTTGTCTATTGCAACATTCCTAGCTAGTAGTAATTGGTATCTTCTATAATATTTCTAAGAATAAACCCATTTTCATGAACATCTCCCATCTACTTTGTAGTAAGTGCCTGTAAGATTCCCAGGAAAATGTTGGACTAGCAATTATTGGACTATAGAGTTTGAAGATATTACCTTATGCTTTTGCAAGACTATCCTCTTTCATTTGACTTGAAAAaggatattttgaaaatatttcataGGAGATTCCACTATTGTTATGTTAAAATTGTCAGTCCTAATTTATCCTTCTAACTGCATCATAATATGCTCAATCCAAAAAGATTAATTCAAGTGATCCATCATATATTAACTTACCATTTGCATGTTTATATTCTCAATTTTTCTTATATTCAAGCAACTGTGTCTTCTTCATTTCATGTCAGAATTTCTATCCTGCAATTGGATTCAACAATGAGTGCTATATTTCATGGATTCAATGGACTTCACCTCAAAAGTATCTTTGCTTTTCATGCACATAGCTTTATTTTGATCTTTAGAAATTTGAGGACAattcaaataaataagaataaaacaaaaataaaaatctaaaacaagGGCTAGTCTGCTCCCCCAGAAGATGCTATATCCTAAGGCATACCAGAGGATTCACTGCATTCGGTATTTGGTAAGATCACTCCACAGGGTCCCATAGCTGCCACTAGGGGCCATTGGACTCAGGGACCCACCATCTCCCCAAAACCTCCAACCGCTAAATACCAGTctccttctgcctggtcctttctgctgggataGAGGGCTAGCTAATCTActtcctggaagaggctatatcctgaggCTACTGGATGATCCCCAACAGTCAGCATTTGAGAATctgctgcactcagaacatttaaCATATCTTGAAGCATACCAGAAAAACCACTGCACTCAAAACATTTCATACCACATCCTTGGCATCCCAGATCTGCTACACCCACGGAATCTGACACCACAActagagacatcccaggagatccactgtaCCCAGAACACCACAGCTTGAAaacatcccaggagttcctctgcaCACAGGACTACTGGGCAATTGACACCACAATCTGAAGACGTCCTAGGGGTTCTGTGGCACACAGGGCAACTGATCCAAAAGACTGAAAACCTCCCTGAAGTTCTTCTGCACACAGGAAAACTGTGACTGCTTCTCCTCTGAATACCCAACAGTCTGAAAGCCTTCCAGGAATTCTACTGCAACCAGGACAACAAATCAGAagcttctctgtccctctgaaTACTCTACCATTGGAAGACCCCACAGGAACTCTGCTACAGTTAGGGCTACAGGCCTACCAGAAGACCTgttgcaacccagggacaaaagaggcaaactccagacagagtcacccagataGACAAACACTATGGATATCCAGATGGCAAGAGACCAGCACAAGACAATAAGCAACAGAAGTCAATATATGTgggtatcatcagaacccagttctcccaccacagcaaaccctAAATACACCAACATACCTGAACATCAGGAAGCTGgactaaaatcctatctcatgaagataatagcatcctttaaggaggatataaacaactcactgaaagaaatacaggaaaacacaatcaaacagatcaAGGAATCACATAATGTGAtctaagacctaaaagtggaagtagaaagaataaagaaaacaaatggaggcaaaccaggaaatggaaaacctaggaaagaggtcaggaattacagatgtatcaccaatagaatacaagacaTAATAGAGAGAATCTCTGGTGTAGAGGATACTTTAGGAGAGATTGACACAAAAGTCAGAATTCAAAATGGAAAAAACTAACCCAAAAcgtccaggaaattcaggacacagtgaaaagaccaaatctaagaataattggaatagaggagaaggaagatccCCAAATCAAagaacctgaaaatgtcttcaacaaaattatagaagaaagctttccaaacctaaagaaagaaatggctataaaggtacaagaagcctacagaataccaaataggaCCAAAAATGAAAATCCTCTCATCTCATAATAGTccaaacactaaatgcacagaacaaagaaagactattaagagctgcaagggaaaaaggccaagtaatataCAAAGCTGACCTATCAAAAACACCCAGACCTCTCAACAGAGAGTGGGAAACCCAGAAGTGCTAGACCAGAGGTCaagcagactctaagagaacacagatgctagcccaggctactgtacccaATAAAACTCCCAAtgaaaatagatggagaaaccattaTCTTCCAAGACAAATCCAAATACAAACAGTACCtctctaccaatccagccctatagAGGACACTAGAAAGAAAATTCCAATTTAAGGAAGGTACCTCTATCAAATAAAAGACCAGATAATAAGCatctcaaaacaaagccaaatgcttatggattggcagaattaacatggtaaaactggccatcttaccaaaggcaatttacagattcaatgcaatctccatcaaaatgccaacacaattcttcaaggACATGTAAAGAGTAATTTTCAAATTcacctggaaaggcaaaaaaatcccagaataccgaaaacaattcttaacaataagaagggctgggggaaatcaccatctctgacctcaagctctactatagagcaatagtgataagaaccatatgatattggtacacagacagataggttgatcaatggaatagaatagaagaccagAAATTAAAAGCACACACCTATgcccacttgatctttgacaaagaagccaaaaatacagtggaataaagaaagcatcttcaataaatggtgctagtctaactgggtctctatatgtagaaaaatgaaagtagagccatatttgtcaccatgcacaaagctcaagtccaagtagattaaggacctcaacatacaaccagatacactgaaccaaatataagagaaaatgggaaagagccttgaactcattggcacagtgggaaatttcttaaacagaactccaatggctctcAGCCTAATATctagaattgataaatgggatctcatgaaactggaaagcttctgtaaggcaaaggatataatcgaaaagacaaatcagcatcctacagattgggaaaaatatctTCCATAATCCCACATCtcgtagagggctaatatccaactctatataaacaactcaagaagctaaccatcaAAAATCCAAACTACCAACTCAAAAAAAGTGGGGTATATaactaaaccgagaattcacaacagaagaatctcaaatggcacagaagcacctaaagaaatgttcaaagtccttagtgatcagagaaatgcaaaccaacatgactctgagattccaccttacactagTCAgaagctaagatcaaaacttcaggtgacaacacctgttggcaaggatgtggagaaagaagaactctCCTgaattgctggtgggattgcaaactggtaaaagcACTCTGGAattcaatttggaggttcctctgaaaattggaactAGTCCTACCTAAGGATCCAGAAATAACACTTtttggaatatacccaaaagatgccccatcatgcgacaggggcacatgttccactatgttcttcTTGGCCTTATTAgtggtagccagaagctggaaacaacccagatgtcccatggcagaagaatggatacaaaatgtggtttatttacacaatggaactaCTCAACCATTAAGAACTAGGACATCctgaattttacaggcaaatggatggaggtagaaaatatcatcctgattgaggtaacccagacccaaaaggacatgtacagtatgttctcactaataattggatattagaaaaaaaaagtagagaatactcaagatacagtgcatccacagaactcaaagtcaagaagctgaagggcccaagtaaggatacctcagtcccacttgggagggagaacaaagcaACTAAAattggggagagagggagggacaggtgAAGGAAAGGAGATGGTAGatggagaggagaacatgatctgatATCAGGTACAGGAAAATGACTGAAgacctgagtgccagcagaaagaatggaaacaggtgaccttgggaggaaggaggttgggaggactctctacaatgtaccagagacctgggaagtagagatcctcaggactcaaaggtcctaatatccaattattagtgagaacatactgtacatgtccttttgggtctgggttacctcaatcaggatgatattttctacctccatccatttgcctgtaaaattcagGATGTCCTAGTTCTTAATGGTTGAGtagttccattgtgtaaataaaccacattttgtatccattcttctgccatgggacatctgggttgtttccagcttctggctaccacTAATAAAGCCAAgaagaacatagtggaacatgtgcccctgtcgCATGATGGGCACCTTTTGTAGGGCTAGATGAAATGCTGtgcagtggagagagggaatatATTGaacccatctccagcagaaagacaggatatcgagtgagggatggggttgatatcccacagtcaaagcttggacctataatttttcctgtctgaaagaattgcagggatggaaatggagaagtgcCTAAGGAAAAGACAGACCAGCAATAGGCACAAAGTAGAATCTAGCTCAAAGTgtggccccaagacctgacaccactACTGAAGCtgtggggtgctcacaaaaagtgacctatcatggctgccctccaaaagacccaagaagcagctgaaagagtcagatacagatatgtgtaccaaaccaatgaacagaaactgctgacctGTCTGGTTGACTTACAGAAagactggaggaagctgaggagggaaaCCATGTAGGAGAATCAGTAGTCTCAGTTAATCTGGACCCCCTGAGATCTCTAagatactggatcaccaaccaggaagcatataccagctgagatgaggccttcaacacatgtacagcagaggactcccggttctgggttcaatcagtgaagatgcacctaactctcaagagattggagtccccaggaagtttagaggtctggcgTGGTGATTGGAGTAGAGACATACTTTGTGGAGACACGGGCCAGTTGGCCGGGAGGAGGTAAAGGATGTGGATCAGTCCAGGGGTGGCTCTGGagggaaataaaatgtaaataaataaataaattttaaaaatctaaaacaagagaaaaacataCTAGGCATGATAATACATTTTTCTAATTGCAGTACTGaagtgaatgaagagaaagaatcTCAAATTTGAGGCAGCATGGGCTTCTCATAGCTATATCACCAAGAAAAGTAAAGATGAAAAACCCctgaaaatgtatatgtataaaatatattttacatgatacacattctctctctctctctctctctctctctctctctctctctctctctctctctctctctctctctctctctcctctcctctcctctcctctcctcttcttattCACAAACCCTTCAATAGGACTAGAGATGTAGCAAGGTGTTATTGGTTACTCACCATGTGTATGACTTTGAGTTCAATCTTTAGCtccattaaaacaaacaacacaagcaacatatatacaatatataatatattacatattatatacaatatattatttcttctataataggtatatttcttattctttcttccttaaaatCACAGTAAAACTACCATAATGTTTACATTATATTAATAGGCTATGTCACCTAAaagttatttaatatataaagaaaagagTATGAAATTTTACAGAAATACTGTACCACTGCATAGAAGGGACTTGAAAAGCTACAGATTTAAAGCCATCCCATGTCTGCAACTACAGAAAAATGGCTATTAAAATGTAGTTTTTCCACAAATATCTGTTCACTGAAAGATAGTTCTACACTTCAGCTACTTCCTTTCTACATCCAAAGTTGGACTAGAGACActttttactttcatttatttgctttacaTTGTCCTTGCTTTACCTCCTCTTGGTCACCTTCTCCAACAATCCCTCTCTTTGTactctgagagggtggagcccATCTGGTGATCCCCTCACCCTGACATATCAAATCTCTGCTGGGCTAGGagcatcttcttccactgaggccattATTATTCACAAGATCCTTTAAGGGGGCTAGACATGTAGCTCAGTATTACTGGGTATTCACAATGTGTATGGCTTTAAGTTCAATCCTTAGCttcacagaaacaaacaacaacatgaAAACCTCTTTAGCCAAAAAGAGAGGTGCATATATTATTAAGATTGTCATTTGAACATAAAGGGAATGGCCATTTGTCTCAATTTACTGCATTTAAAatccttagtttttgttttgatacTAATTTCTGAATTGTGATGGAATTTCTCAGTTTCAGTGTGCTGTCTTCAATTTTATCCTTGCATTATATAAGAATTTCTTCCTTTAGTTTAAAATTCCTTTGAAACATTCATGGTCTTGCTTCTGATGCTCCATGAAGAAGAAATCTCTTGACTGAGAAATTCTTTAGATATTAgattatacacaaacacacacacacacacacacacacacacacacacacacacacacacacttcatcttctcctccttttcttaaCTGACAATTATTGGACTCACCAGTGCATGCTGGGCCATATAATAGGACTATGGATAGAAAGGTAAGAGACCAGGGACAATAATGAGCAGGAAATGCCATTTAGAGGACTTTTCACTGTCTGATCCATtccatccacagacaccaaatctgatactattgctgatgcaaagatgTATTTGCAGACTAGAGCCTGGTATGGCTTTACACTGAGAGGTGCTACCAGCACCAGACTAAGACAGATGCACATACTTACAGCCAATCACTGGACTGGGCCTGGGGACCCAAATGGAAGAGTTAGCGGAatggctgaaggagctgaaggggattgcaacacaataggaagaacaacaatattaactaatctgatccctcagagctctcagagactaaaccactaacccaAGAGTAGATATGGGCAGGCCCATGGCTCCtgctagatatgtagcagaggactaccttATCTGAAATTAGTGGGAGGAGAGGTACTTGGTTCAGTGGAGACTTGATGGTCTAGAGAAGAGCTATgttagaggggtgaggcaggagttggagggagcaccctcttagaggcaaagggaaaggATTGGGTAGGGCAACtgtggaggggagaccaggaagggcataacatttgaaatgtaaacaaataaaatgattgataaataaaaaagaaagataaaagacaactatacaTGCCACACACTTGTAAATCTTCACATGGGAGGCTAAAATTGGAGAATAGCAACTCTGAGCTTACCCATAGAACTTGCTTAAAAAGAAGATACATTGTTCATTTCTGCCTTTCTGAAGTCTTAAGTGATATAAATAT from Rattus norvegicus strain BN/NHsdMcwi chromosome 8, GRCr8, whole genome shotgun sequence includes:
- the Or7d12 gene encoding olfactory receptor Olr1158; the encoded protein is MEPENITTTSKFILLGLSKENDIQPLLFALFLFIYLVCIVGNMLIILIISSDAHLHTPMYFFLSNLSFTDICFISTTVPKMLVNIQAQNISITYEGCLTQMYFFMCFSGLDSLLLTVMAYDRFVAICHPLHYMIIMSPHFCGTLLLLSWLFCLAYSLLQTLMFLRVSFCKKTEIPHYFCELAQILKLACSDTYANDVLLYCVTGLLGIIPLSGILFSYSKIINSIVGISSARRKYKAFSTCGSHLSVVSLFYGTGLGVYLTSRTSYKSREGSITSVMYTVVTPMLNPFIYSLRNKDLKQALRRLFHTIRDRFH